A single window of Ananas comosus cultivar F153 linkage group 17, ASM154086v1, whole genome shotgun sequence DNA harbors:
- the LOC109722727 gene encoding glycerophosphodiester phosphodiesterase GDPD4, whose translation MRGARVPQQWRWRKPPPPPLPLFPPKKKLRLPRLIPSNRFFRLLLLLAFLALVPPVFFHLRLQRLHQMRSRKCGWIADPPLVCAHGGDSTKGVPNTMAAYRIALSSHVDCIEIDVSRSSDGGLFALHDRDLQRMSGNNTVKVGYMSINEIKALDAGLHWKPEFHNQEVPFLEDALLLISQSVKQVILDVKVGPPSYEQGLAADILSVVKKTHCRNCLVWAKSDIIGRDVIKLSQDVPVGYIVMKDPSTGVRSNLLRMKGAKVVGVYHPLIDNDLIRVLRRRGKKIYAWTVDDLDSMQRMLFEHVDAIVTSNPSMLQGLMEDLRMQCLEEGFTLP comes from the exons atgagagGAGCTCGAGTTCCCCAACAATGGCGATGGAGGAaaccgcctcctcctcccctccccctcttccccCCGAAGAAGAAGCTTCGTCTCCCTCGCTTGATCCCCTCCAACCGATTcttccgcctcctcctcctcctcgcatTCCTCGCCCTCGTCCCCCCCGTCTTCTTCCACCTCCGCCTCCAGCGACTGCACCAG ATGCGGTCGCGGAAGTGCGGTTGGATCGCGGATCCTCCTCTTGTGTGCGCTCATGGGGGCGATTCCACCAAGGGAGTTCCCAATACC ATGGCTGCTTATCGGATCGCTCTTAGCTCTCATGTGGATTGCATCGAAATAGATGTCTCGCGCTCTTCCGATGGAGGACTCTTTGCGCTGCATGATAG GGATCTGCAGCGGATGTCTGGTAATAATACCGTGAAAGTCGGGTACATGAGCATTAATGAG ATAAAAGCATTGGATGCTGGATTACATTGGAAGCCTGAATTTCACAATCAGGAAGTTCCTTTTTTGGAGGATGCCTTACTG TTGATATCACAGTCAGTGAAGCAGGTGATTCTGGATGTGAAAGTTGGGCCGCCATCATATGAGCAAGGGTTAGCTGCTGATATTTTATCTGTT GTGAAGAAGACGCATTGCAGGAATTGTCTTGTTTGGGCAAAAAGTGATATAATAGGAAGAGATGTAATCAAGCTATCACAAGATGTTCCG GTTGGCTATATTGTTATGAAGGACCCTTCAACCGGCGTTAGAAGTAACTTACTGAGGATGAAAGGTGCGAAGGTTGTTGGCGTGTACCATCCTTTGATAGATAATGACCTCATAAGGGTCTTGCGCAG gagggGAAAGAAAATTTATGCTTGGACCGTCGACGACCTGGACTCGATGCAGAGAATGCTGTTCGAGCATGTCGATGCCATCGTCACGAGCAACCCTTCTATGCTGCAAGGGCTTATGGAGGACTTGAGAATGCAGTGCCTCGAAGAAGGTTTTACCTTGCCGTGA